From Trichoderma atroviride chromosome 1, complete sequence, one genomic window encodes:
- a CDS encoding uncharacterized protein (TransMembrane:8 (i63-81o101-121i128-147o153-172i192-210o216-236i243-262o274-294i)~BUSCO:EOG092D2Z5Z), which yields MSHRGPSGYGIGGPSAYPGGGGSVGVSDESNGGSILDQLRPYTSKVEDILDTASEPIKPYMPAIGRFLIVVTFLEDALRIITQWSDQLLYLHDYRHIPSGITHLFLLFNVIAMVSCSTLVIARKYSDYAVGGLMSVVVIQAFGYGLIFDLNFFLRNLSVIGGLLMVLSDSWVRKTKAFAGLPTLDEKDKKMYFQLAGRVLLIFLFIGFVFSGEWSFWRVLVCILGAGACVMVVVGFKAKYSATLLVVILSGFNLLVNNFWTLHEHHPHKDFAKYDFFQILSIVGGLLLLVNSGPGQFSIDEKKKVY from the exons ATGTCGCACCGTGGTCCTTCTGGCTATGGCATTGGCGGCCCCAGCGCCTATCctggaggcggcggaagTGTTGGGGTTTCCGACGAGTCCAACGGAGGCAGCATCCTGGATCAGCTGCGGCCGTACACCAGCAAGGTCGAGGATATCCTGGACACTGCCAGCGAGCCCATCAAGCC ATACATGCCCGCAATTGGGAGATTCCTGATTGTCGTCACCTTCCTCGAGGATGCGCTCCGAATCATCACCCAATGGAGCGACCAGCTGCTGTATCTTCACGATTACCGCCACA TTCCATCCGGAATCACccacctcttcctcctcttcaacgTCATCGCCATGGTCTCCTGCTCCACTCTCGTCATCGCCAGAAAGTACTCTGATTACGCTGTTGGAGGGCTCATGAGCGTTGTGGTCATTCAGGCTTTCGGCTACGGCTTGATCTTCGATCTCAACTTCTTCCTGCGAAACCTGTCCGTCATTGGTGGCCTCCTCATGGTCCTCTCTGACTCTTGGGTCCGCAAGaccaaggcctttgctggTCTCCCCACCTTGGacgagaaggacaagaagatgtACTTCCAGCTGGCCGGTCGTGttctcctcatcttcctcttcattgGCTTCGTCTTCAGCGGCGAATGGTCCTTCTGGCGCGTCCTTGTCTGCAtccttggcgctggcgcCTGCGTCATGGTCGTTGTGGGCTTCAAGGCCAAGTACAGCGCTACGCTGCTTGTCGTCATCCTGAGCGGCTTCAACCTGTTGGTCAACAACTTCTGGACT CTTCACGAGCACCACCCCCACAAGGACTTTGCCAAGTACGACTTCTTCCAGATCCTTTCCATCGTCGGTGGTCTGCTTCTCCTGGTCAACAGTGGCCCGGGCCAGTTCAGCatcgacgagaagaagaaggtttACTAA